From a region of the Paeniglutamicibacter cryotolerans genome:
- the mltG gene encoding endolytic transglycosylase MltG yields the protein MSNDPTNNSPEAEQSYSPRRAARAARARAESDGWGTHIPGNQPASDEDAIPATSTLRAAEAALLTAATERAAEGVRKQAEAKVAIEQAAARRLAAEEKGRREYEAMQAKAAAAEQAKARSSAVAETRRKAAAEAEEKGRREYEAMQAREERARNRAEAETRRAEAEERGRREYEALRARQAAEKKSIAAAAAQRARDEAASAQSEATERIRRTLAAQRQRQYAYAHSPSDPLNTEPADSRQPFDAPEQTPTPAPPVATPSVVPPVPEHEEHDEADPWLEEPRQLEPPETETADAEIGGPWTQAVDGDLADEDIEPQHEHYDTQDWEADDYASHPALDFVEGERENVFLPGDPGTAAVARKKRRTRRNVIMLGVLGGFIVLVLVAVLFLQSVIDRLNPQDFEGPGGAPIAFEVKQGWGPLQIGASLQDQHIVASKKLFVEALNLVDADSKTIHPGKYELREEMPAVAAATILVTQGNEKVGYVAIKQNTRIGSVLKEINSATGITLPELEKLSTDPAAFGLPANLTNLEGFLHPGEYRFPLEADAKTVLALMVDATKKELKSEGITDPDEQYRVLKIASILQAEARPDEYAIVAGALENRLHPNNVETNGLLQVDSTVIYGLGRYTLQMTAKEKADASNPFNSYVHKGLPPTPIGSPGNSAIAAAVNPKPNGFYYWVTVNTNTGETKFAKTYAEHQVYQNQFRTWCAANTDVCK from the coding sequence ATGAGCAACGATCCGACGAACAACTCGCCGGAGGCGGAGCAGTCCTACTCGCCGAGGCGTGCAGCGCGCGCGGCGCGGGCCCGCGCCGAGTCCGATGGCTGGGGGACTCACATCCCGGGGAACCAGCCGGCATCCGATGAAGACGCGATTCCCGCGACATCCACCCTGCGAGCCGCTGAAGCGGCACTCCTGACGGCGGCGACCGAACGCGCCGCTGAGGGAGTGCGCAAACAGGCCGAAGCCAAGGTCGCCATCGAGCAAGCCGCCGCCCGCCGCCTGGCCGCAGAGGAAAAGGGCCGCCGGGAATACGAGGCGATGCAGGCCAAGGCCGCGGCGGCCGAACAAGCCAAGGCGAGGTCGTCAGCCGTCGCCGAGACCCGGCGCAAGGCGGCTGCCGAGGCCGAGGAAAAGGGCCGTCGCGAATACGAGGCGATGCAGGCACGCGAGGAGCGGGCGCGAAACCGTGCCGAAGCCGAGACAAGGCGCGCCGAGGCGGAAGAACGTGGTCGCCGCGAATACGAGGCCCTGCGTGCCCGCCAGGCAGCCGAAAAGAAGTCCATTGCAGCAGCCGCGGCGCAACGCGCCCGCGATGAGGCGGCATCGGCGCAAAGCGAAGCGACGGAACGCATCCGCCGGACCCTGGCCGCACAGCGTCAGCGCCAGTACGCCTACGCGCACAGCCCGTCCGATCCACTTAACACCGAACCTGCGGACTCCCGGCAGCCGTTCGATGCCCCCGAGCAGACTCCTACCCCTGCACCCCCCGTTGCCACGCCGTCCGTCGTGCCCCCCGTTCCGGAGCACGAAGAGCACGACGAGGCGGACCCCTGGCTCGAGGAGCCCCGCCAGCTTGAGCCGCCGGAGACGGAGACCGCCGATGCCGAAATCGGCGGGCCGTGGACGCAGGCAGTCGACGGCGACCTCGCGGATGAGGATATCGAGCCGCAGCACGAGCACTACGACACGCAGGATTGGGAAGCGGATGACTACGCCAGCCACCCGGCGCTGGACTTCGTGGAGGGGGAACGCGAAAACGTCTTCCTGCCCGGCGATCCGGGGACGGCCGCCGTCGCGCGCAAGAAGCGCCGGACCCGCCGCAACGTCATCATGCTCGGTGTGCTGGGCGGCTTCATCGTCTTGGTGCTGGTAGCGGTGCTGTTCCTGCAGTCGGTCATCGACCGGCTCAACCCACAGGACTTCGAGGGCCCCGGTGGCGCGCCCATCGCCTTCGAGGTCAAACAGGGCTGGGGCCCGCTGCAAATCGGCGCCTCGCTGCAGGACCAGCACATTGTCGCGTCCAAGAAGCTCTTCGTGGAAGCGCTGAACCTGGTGGATGCCGACTCCAAGACCATCCACCCGGGCAAGTACGAACTGCGTGAGGAAATGCCCGCCGTCGCTGCCGCGACGATCCTGGTGACGCAGGGCAACGAGAAGGTCGGATACGTTGCCATCAAGCAGAACACCCGCATCGGAAGTGTCCTGAAGGAGATAAATTCGGCGACCGGCATCACGCTTCCGGAACTGGAGAAGCTCTCCACCGACCCGGCAGCTTTCGGCCTGCCCGCCAATTTGACGAACCTCGAGGGCTTCCTGCACCCGGGGGAATACCGCTTCCCGCTGGAGGCCGATGCCAAGACCGTGTTGGCGTTGATGGTCGACGCAACGAAGAAGGAACTCAAGTCCGAGGGCATCACCGACCCTGATGAGCAGTACCGGGTGCTGAAGATCGCCTCGATCCTGCAGGCCGAGGCCCGCCCGGACGAGTACGCTATCGTCGCCGGTGCGTTGGAGAACCGCCTGCACCCCAACAACGTCGAAACGAACGGCCTGCTGCAGGTCGACTCGACGGTGATCTACGGGCTGGGCCGCTACACGTTGCAGATGACGGCGAAGGAGAAGGCCGACGCCTCCAACCCGTTCAACAGCTACGTGCACAAGGGACTGCCCCCGACGCCGATCGGCTCGCCGGGCAACTCGGCGATCGCCGCCGCGGTAAACCCGAAGCCGAACGGCTTCTACTACTGGGTCACCGTGAACACCAACACCGGAGAGACGAAGTTCGCCAAGACCTACGCCGAGCACCAGGTCTACCAGAACCAATTCCGTACCTGGTGCGCAGCCAACACGGACGTGTGCAAGTGA
- a CDS encoding shikimate dehydrogenase family protein — MSRGTAQGRAAVFGQPIAHSRSPQLHRAAYAALGVPLEYSAIEGGAADARALAAMLRTGEAWRGASVTMPLKDALVAHVDSVSERVARLGALNTIVVSHPGGPGTPAVLRGENTDVEGIIRALADAGLARADRVAVLGAGNTATAATEALLLMGATRVDYIVRSAGRAADTLALAAVLGLEAEAIDAAAGATRLREYDAIISTLPPHAADGLVDALGMAPGAIVPGAALLDVAYDPWPSAIARAWQDAGGSVANGLSMLLHQAIEQVKLFTGITEADWGHVADVMCDAVGLPRTTPTHPHVAG; from the coding sequence GTGAGTCGGGGGACTGCGCAGGGCCGCGCGGCGGTCTTCGGCCAGCCCATAGCCCATTCCCGTTCCCCGCAGCTGCACCGGGCCGCCTATGCGGCGCTCGGTGTCCCGTTGGAGTATTCGGCGATCGAGGGCGGTGCGGCCGACGCCCGGGCCCTGGCTGCCATGCTGCGCACCGGCGAGGCCTGGCGCGGGGCCTCGGTGACGATGCCGCTGAAGGATGCCCTGGTGGCGCACGTGGACTCGGTCTCCGAGCGAGTGGCTCGACTGGGCGCGTTGAACACCATCGTGGTGTCGCATCCAGGCGGGCCCGGAACCCCTGCCGTGCTGCGCGGTGAAAATACCGACGTGGAGGGCATAATACGTGCGCTTGCCGACGCCGGGCTGGCCCGGGCGGACCGCGTCGCCGTGCTCGGAGCCGGCAACACGGCAACGGCGGCCACCGAGGCACTCCTGTTGATGGGCGCCACCCGGGTGGACTACATCGTGCGCTCGGCGGGCCGTGCCGCCGATACGCTGGCCCTTGCCGCAGTGCTCGGATTGGAGGCCGAGGCCATCGATGCCGCCGCCGGCGCCACGCGGCTGCGCGAATATGACGCCATTATTTCGACGCTTCCCCCGCACGCCGCAGATGGCCTCGTCGATGCCTTGGGCATGGCTCCCGGCGCCATCGTGCCCGGAGCCGCGCTGCTCGATGTGGCCTACGATCCTTGGCCCAGCGCCATTGCGCGGGCCTGGCAGGACGCCGGAGGATCCGTGGCCAACGGATTATCGATGCTTTTGCACCAGGCCATCGAGCAGGTGAAGCTCTTCACCGGCATCACCGAGGCCGACTGGGGCCATGTCGCCGATGTGATGTGCGACGCAGTGGGCCTGCCTCGGACCACTCCCACCCACCCACACGTGGCAGGATAG
- the aroC gene encoding chorismate synthase encodes MLRWLTAGESHGPALVGIIEGLPAGIAVSSQDVRDALARRRLGYGRGARMKFEKDQVTFTGGVRHGLTQGGPVAIEVGNTEWPKWEKVMSADEVDPEALASMARNAPLTRPRPGHADFTGMQKYGFGDARPVLERASARETAARVALGAVASRFLADLGVQLVSHTVSVGTVSSPEGAPLPAPADVLALDNDPLRCFDKTTSDAMIVEVDAAHKEGETLGGIVEVLAYNLPPGLGSYVHWDRRLDARLAAALMGIQAIKGVEVGDGFLTASRRGSAAHDEIVRGQDGLIERSGNRAGGIEGGMSIGDVLRVRAAMKPIATVPRALRTIDTATGEEATAHHQRSDVCAVPAAGVVAEAMVALVLAQAMLEKFGGDSVTEVRRNIASYLASIPENLGSVQP; translated from the coding sequence ATGTTGCGTTGGTTGACGGCGGGCGAATCACACGGCCCCGCATTGGTAGGAATCATCGAGGGGCTCCCGGCGGGTATCGCCGTCTCCTCCCAGGACGTGCGTGATGCACTGGCCCGACGCCGTCTCGGCTACGGGCGCGGTGCGCGCATGAAGTTCGAAAAGGACCAGGTGACCTTCACCGGCGGCGTCCGACACGGACTCACCCAGGGCGGCCCGGTGGCCATCGAGGTCGGGAACACCGAGTGGCCCAAGTGGGAAAAGGTCATGAGCGCCGACGAGGTGGACCCCGAGGCCCTTGCCTCGATGGCCCGCAACGCCCCGCTGACCCGTCCTCGCCCCGGGCATGCCGACTTCACCGGCATGCAGAAATACGGTTTCGGCGATGCCCGTCCGGTTCTGGAGCGCGCCAGCGCCCGGGAAACCGCAGCCCGCGTCGCACTGGGCGCCGTCGCGTCGCGCTTCCTGGCTGACCTCGGCGTGCAACTGGTCTCGCACACCGTCTCGGTCGGCACCGTTTCCAGCCCGGAGGGCGCACCGCTGCCCGCCCCGGCCGATGTCCTGGCGCTGGATAACGACCCGCTGCGCTGCTTTGACAAGACCACCTCCGATGCCATGATCGTGGAGGTCGACGCCGCCCACAAGGAGGGCGAGACCCTCGGCGGCATCGTCGAGGTCCTGGCCTACAACCTGCCCCCGGGCCTGGGCTCCTATGTGCATTGGGACCGCCGCCTTGACGCGCGCCTGGCCGCTGCGTTGATGGGCATCCAGGCGATCAAGGGCGTGGAGGTCGGAGACGGCTTCCTCACCGCTTCACGCCGAGGTTCGGCCGCCCACGATGAGATCGTGCGCGGGCAGGACGGCCTGATCGAGCGCTCCGGCAACCGCGCCGGCGGCATCGAGGGCGGGATGAGCATCGGCGACGTGCTGCGCGTACGCGCGGCGATGAAGCCGATCGCCACCGTCCCGCGTGCCTTGCGCACCATTGACACGGCCACCGGCGAGGAAGCCACCGCGCACCACCAGCGTTCGGATGTCTGTGCCGTCCCGGCTGCCGGCGTCGTCGCCGAGGCGATGGTCGCCCTCGTGCTGGCCCAGGCCATGCTCGAGAAGTTCGGCGGGGACTCGGTCACCGAGGTCCGCCGCAACATCGCCTCCTACCTGGCCTCCATCCCGGAAAACCTGGGTTCGGTCCAGCCGTAA
- a CDS encoding shikimate kinase: MSSWGIFLIGPMASGKSVVARELAALLGAGLIDTDHAIVAEHGSIPAIFEAGGESLFRDYESRALARAVEAARDRTTVVATGGGIVLCEANREILRGEYTVYLETDLATVRPRIENARHRPLLDGDPLDRWATIFAARQDFYVEAATLCVDARSGRPKRVAAEIAEAHRRASGPRKPLA, translated from the coding sequence ATGAGCTCCTGGGGGATCTTCCTGATCGGCCCGATGGCCAGCGGCAAATCGGTGGTGGCGCGCGAACTTGCGGCACTGCTTGGAGCGGGCCTGATCGACACGGACCACGCCATCGTGGCCGAGCACGGATCGATCCCGGCCATTTTCGAAGCCGGCGGGGAGTCCCTGTTCCGTGACTACGAATCGCGGGCGCTGGCCCGGGCCGTCGAGGCGGCCCGGGATCGGACCACCGTCGTCGCCACCGGGGGCGGCATCGTGCTCTGCGAAGCGAATCGGGAAATCCTGCGCGGCGAATACACCGTGTACCTGGAAACCGATCTGGCCACCGTGCGCCCGCGCATCGAAAATGCCCGTCACCGCCCACTGCTGGACGGGGACCCGCTTGACCGCTGGGCCACCATCTTCGCCGCGCGCCAGGACTTCTACGTGGAAGCTGCCACCCTGTGCGTCGATGCCCGTTCCGGGCGTCCCAAGCGCGTGGCAGCCGAAATTGCCGAAGCCCACCGGCGAGCTTCCGGTCCCCGGAAACCCCTAGCCTGA
- the aroB gene encoding 3-dehydroquinate synthase, with the protein MNPQATTISVTGSAPSENYDVVVGNRLLRRLPELLGERVRKVLIIHPRALRTTGDTVKADLETSGYTTLTAEIPDAEEGKHIRVASFCWEVLGKNDFTRSDAIVSVGGGAVTDLAGFVAATWLRGVKVIHIPTSLLAMVDAAVGGKTGINTAEGKNLVGVFHPPAGVLVDLDTLATLPKNELVTGLAEAVKCGFIADPVILDLIEENPEEATTAGTARLREIIERTIRVKAEVVSEDLKESGRREFLNYGHTLGHSIELAERYNMRHGAAVSIGMMFAAELSRSVGRLSDADFDRHLSILTSLGLPTSYRADRWSALLDGMRRDKKSRGDLLRFVVLDGIGRPGMLEVPDTSLLFAAYQEIAE; encoded by the coding sequence ATGAATCCCCAGGCCACAACGATTTCCGTCACCGGATCGGCGCCCTCGGAAAACTATGACGTGGTGGTCGGCAACCGGCTGCTGCGCCGACTGCCCGAATTGCTCGGCGAACGCGTGCGCAAGGTGCTGATCATCCACCCGCGCGCCTTGCGCACCACCGGCGACACCGTCAAGGCGGACCTGGAGACCTCCGGCTACACCACGCTGACCGCCGAGATCCCCGACGCCGAAGAGGGCAAGCACATTCGCGTGGCTTCCTTCTGCTGGGAGGTGCTTGGGAAGAACGACTTCACCCGCTCCGATGCCATCGTGTCGGTCGGTGGCGGTGCCGTGACCGACCTGGCCGGCTTCGTTGCGGCGACCTGGCTGCGCGGGGTCAAGGTCATTCACATCCCGACCAGCCTGCTGGCCATGGTCGATGCGGCCGTGGGCGGCAAAACCGGGATCAACACGGCCGAGGGCAAGAACCTGGTCGGGGTCTTCCATCCGCCCGCGGGCGTTCTGGTGGACCTCGACACGCTGGCCACGCTGCCGAAGAACGAACTGGTGACGGGCCTGGCAGAGGCCGTCAAGTGCGGCTTCATCGCCGACCCGGTGATCCTGGACCTGATTGAGGAAAACCCCGAAGAGGCGACCACCGCCGGCACTGCCCGGTTGCGTGAGATCATCGAACGCACCATCAGGGTCAAGGCCGAGGTCGTCTCGGAGGACCTGAAGGAATCGGGCCGCCGGGAGTTCCTGAACTACGGCCACACGCTGGGCCACTCGATCGAACTGGCCGAGCGCTACAACATGCGCCACGGAGCGGCGGTCTCCATCGGGATGATGTTCGCCGCCGAGCTTTCGCGCTCCGTCGGCCGGCTCTCGGATGCCGACTTCGACCGCCACCTGAGCATCCTGACCTCGCTCGGACTGCCCACCAGCTACCGCGCCGACCGCTGGAGCGCGCTGCTGGACGGCATGCGCAGGGATAAGAAGTCCCGGGGCGACCTGCTGCGTTTCGTCGTGCTCGATGGCATCGGGCGCCCGGGCATGCTCGAGGTGCCGGACACCTCGTTGCTGTTCGCTGCCTACCAGGAAATCGCCGAGTAA
- a CDS encoding tetratricopeptide repeat protein, with translation MSGVRGIDTGIPGVRIDGRSLLPVIVDEQLAARTLATGSAGDRTVVLLARGDVLAASELVAETRLHEPRNFRMRVLDADVTRAAGDPQRAINRLRTLLTEYAGTPEEAVLQHHLGLAYFGTGDFHAAHTRFTLALELREAAGAPEFLIASSRSSLAAADARLPGA, from the coding sequence ATGAGCGGGGTCCGGGGCATCGACACCGGCATCCCAGGGGTGCGCATCGACGGGCGGAGCCTGCTGCCGGTCATCGTCGACGAGCAGCTTGCCGCGCGGACACTGGCCACCGGCAGCGCGGGGGACCGCACAGTGGTGTTGCTGGCGCGCGGCGACGTGCTGGCGGCAAGCGAGCTGGTTGCCGAGACCCGGCTGCACGAACCACGCAATTTCCGCATGCGGGTGCTCGATGCCGACGTCACCCGCGCCGCCGGCGATCCACAGCGCGCGATCAACCGGTTGCGCACGCTGCTGACCGAATACGCTGGCACCCCCGAGGAGGCGGTGCTCCAGCATCACCTGGGCCTGGCCTACTTCGGCACCGGAGACTTCCATGCGGCCCACACCCGTTTCACCCTGGCGCTCGAGCTGCGCGAGGCGGCGGGAGCGCCGGAATTCCTGATCGCCTCCAGCCGGAGCTCGCTCGCGGCCGCCGACGCGCGCCTGCCCGGGGCCTGA
- the efp gene encoding elongation factor P, with product MASTTDIKNGQVLKIEGQLWTIVDFQHVKPGKGGAFVRTKMRNVMTGRVLDRTYNAGAKIETATVDRRDYQYLYQDGTDYVFMDLSDYDQIHVSETIVADTAGYMLENQNVTIAMHEGSPLYVELPSSVTLEITYTEPGLQGDRSSAGTKPATLETGKEIQVPLFVNQNTKVKVDTRTGEYLGRVS from the coding sequence GTGGCATCAACCACCGACATTAAAAACGGACAGGTCCTCAAGATCGAGGGCCAGCTGTGGACCATCGTTGACTTCCAGCATGTGAAGCCGGGCAAGGGCGGCGCCTTTGTCCGCACCAAGATGCGCAACGTCATGACCGGCCGCGTCTTGGACCGCACCTACAACGCCGGCGCGAAGATCGAGACCGCCACCGTTGACCGCCGCGACTACCAGTACCTGTACCAGGACGGTACCGACTACGTCTTCATGGACCTGAGCGACTACGACCAGATCCACGTTTCGGAAACCATCGTTGCCGACACTGCCGGCTACATGCTGGAGAACCAGAACGTCACCATCGCCATGCACGAAGGCTCGCCGCTGTACGTGGAGCTGCCCTCGTCCGTGACCCTGGAAATCACTTACACCGAGCCGGGCCTGCAGGGCGACCGCTCATCGGCCGGCACCAAGCCGGCCACGCTGGAGACCGGCAAGGAAATCCAGGTTCCGCTGTTCGTCAACCAGAACACCAAGGTGAAGGTCGACACCCGCACCGGCGAGTACCTCGGACGTGTCTCCTAG
- the nusB gene encoding transcription antitermination factor NusB, translated as MSARAKARRRALDILFEAEQRDVSPLEAMRLRREATDITINEYTVTLIEGVMSQLERIDEILEQYSKGWTLERMPTVDRTALRIGAWEVLYNDDVPDGVAVSEAVALVRELSTDDSPEFVNGLLGRIQTLKKTLLA; from the coding sequence GTGAGCGCACGCGCCAAGGCCCGTCGCAGGGCGCTTGACATCCTTTTTGAAGCCGAACAACGCGATGTTTCGCCGTTGGAGGCCATGCGGTTGCGCCGCGAGGCCACCGACATCACCATCAACGAGTACACCGTCACGTTGATCGAGGGCGTCATGTCGCAGCTGGAGCGGATCGACGAGATCCTGGAGCAGTATTCCAAGGGCTGGACCCTGGAGCGCATGCCGACCGTTGACCGCACCGCCCTGCGCATCGGCGCCTGGGAAGTGTTGTACAACGACGATGTGCCCGATGGCGTCGCCGTATCCGAGGCCGTTGCCTTGGTTCGCGAGCTGTCCACCGATGATTCCCCGGAATTCGTCAACGGGCTGCTTGGACGCATCCAGACGCTGAAGAAGACGCTGCTCGCCTAG
- a CDS encoding OFA family MFS transporter — translation MNWLDRSRSLAPPGFNRWLIPPAALAVHLCIGQAYATSVYKSALIGHFDVSQTAIGVIFSIAIVMLGLSAAFMGTWVERSGPRKSMFVAACFWGSGFLVGAAGIFTGQLWLVYLGYGFIGGIGLGIGYISPVSTLMKWFPDRPGMATGMAIMGFGGGALIASPLSTALLKTFDGFDPAVDGANWIASGDAVGKLFLTLGIIYFLVMLYGVANIRVPAPGWKPRGWDDTRIRSTAMVTRSHVSAANAIKTRQFWLLWTVLFLNVTAGIGILEQASPMIQDFFRAENGVSTVSAAVAAGFVGLLSIGNMAGRFAWSSASDVIGRKRIYMLYLGAGAVFYVVLAFFGGGSMLLFVAMAVLIISFYGGGFATAPAYLKDLFGTFQVGAIHGRLLTAWSAAGIAGPLIVNGLLDAQGKPGTMSAANYTPVLLTMVALLVIGFVASTLVKPVDAKFHEPELEPAATAMKGA, via the coding sequence ATGAATTGGCTTGACCGTTCCCGTTCCCTGGCACCCCCGGGATTCAACCGCTGGCTGATCCCGCCAGCTGCCCTCGCCGTACACCTGTGCATCGGCCAGGCCTACGCAACCAGCGTGTACAAATCGGCGCTCATCGGACACTTCGATGTCTCGCAGACGGCGATCGGTGTCATTTTCTCCATTGCCATCGTGATGCTCGGCCTCTCGGCCGCCTTCATGGGCACCTGGGTCGAACGCAGCGGCCCGCGCAAGTCGATGTTCGTCGCCGCCTGCTTCTGGGGCTCCGGGTTCCTGGTCGGTGCCGCTGGCATCTTCACCGGCCAGCTGTGGCTGGTTTACCTGGGCTACGGCTTCATCGGCGGCATCGGGCTGGGCATCGGTTACATTTCACCGGTTTCCACGCTGATGAAATGGTTCCCTGACCGTCCGGGCATGGCCACCGGCATGGCGATCATGGGCTTTGGCGGCGGTGCACTCATAGCCTCCCCGCTGTCCACGGCACTGCTTAAGACCTTCGACGGCTTCGACCCGGCCGTGGACGGAGCCAATTGGATCGCCTCCGGTGACGCGGTGGGCAAGCTGTTCCTCACGCTGGGCATCATCTACTTCCTCGTCATGCTCTACGGCGTTGCTAACATCCGTGTCCCGGCCCCGGGATGGAAGCCCCGCGGCTGGGACGACACCCGCATCAGGTCCACGGCCATGGTCACCCGCAGCCACGTGTCTGCGGCAAACGCGATCAAGACCCGCCAGTTCTGGCTGCTTTGGACCGTGCTGTTCTTGAACGTGACCGCAGGCATCGGCATCCTGGAGCAGGCCTCGCCGATGATCCAGGACTTCTTCCGCGCCGAGAACGGCGTCTCCACGGTCAGTGCCGCCGTCGCTGCCGGTTTCGTGGGCCTGCTCTCCATCGGCAACATGGCCGGGCGCTTCGCCTGGTCCAGCGCCTCGGACGTCATCGGGCGCAAGCGCATCTACATGCTCTACCTGGGCGCCGGCGCGGTGTTCTATGTGGTGCTCGCCTTCTTCGGCGGCGGCTCGATGCTGCTCTTCGTCGCGATGGCCGTACTGATCATCAGCTTCTACGGTGGCGGCTTCGCCACGGCACCCGCCTACCTGAAGGACCTCTTCGGCACGTTCCAGGTCGGAGCGATCCATGGCCGGTTGCTCACCGCCTGGTCCGCCGCGGGAATCGCCGGCCCGTTGATCGTCAACGGACTGCTGGACGCGCAGGGCAAGCCGGGCACGATGTCCGCCGCGAACTACACGCCGGTGCTGCTGACCATGGTCGCACTGCTGGTCATCGGTTTCGTTGCCTCCACGCTGGTGAAACCGGTCGACGCGAAATTCCACGAGCCGGAATTGGAACCGGCCGCCACGGCAATGAAGGGGGCCTAG
- a CDS encoding MFS transporter small subunit, whose translation MSTQEQEAFEPAASGGTSDPYDVPVDRAPLRLAFGWLLVGAPLVYGIITTLSRVGQLFQ comes from the coding sequence ATGTCAACGCAGGAACAAGAGGCATTCGAGCCCGCCGCGTCCGGTGGCACTAGCGATCCCTACGATGTCCCGGTTGACAGGGCGCCGCTCCGGCTGGCCTTCGGCTGGCTGTTGGTCGGCGCGCCGTTGGTCTACGGCATCATCACCACCCTCTCAAGGGTGGGACAGCTTTTCCAGTAG